The Lepus europaeus isolate LE1 chromosome 5, mLepTim1.pri, whole genome shotgun sequence genome includes the window ccctgctaatgtgcctggaaaagcagtgggtgatggcccaagtacttaggcccctgcacccatatgggagacccagaagttcctggctcctggctttgatcttagtactggctgttgtgaccatttggggggtgaactagcagctggaagaactctctctgtgtctctccttctctctctctcttttttttgacaggcagagttagacagtgagagagagagagacagagagacaggtcttctttcCGAAGACCCCGAAAtgcccccgaaatggccgctacggctggtgtgctgtgccaatcagaagccgggagccaggtgcttcttcctggtctcctatgcgggtgcagggcccaagcacttgggccatcctcgactgccttcctgggccacagcagagagctggactggaagaggagcaaccggacagaatcggcgccccgatcgggagtagaacctagggtgccggcgccgcaggtggaggattagcctagtgagccgtggcgccggccttctccttctctttttctctctgtaactctgcctttgaaataaataaattaaatctttaaaagaaaaaaaaaaaaactattcctaaaTCTCCTCTTAAAGtaaaaggaagaaatggaaaatattcttTAGTTTAATCAATAACTAGTTGTGagtattatgaatttttttttagaagaaaatttgGATAACGCGGTGTCTGTGTTTTTGATTTATGCTTTTATCAAACAACACTGCTAAAAAGAGTAGATATGTGCATCACTCcatatttatttgttgaacaccTCTTTTGGCCAAGAACTTTACATGGATTATCTCACTTAATTATCATAAACTCAATAAGGTGGCATCATTCCCATATTACAGATGAGAAATCAAGTTTTAAGAGGCTTGGCTTCTATCCCAGGGCACATAACCAGTTGGTGGTAGTATTGAAATCTACTAGTAGGTCCAACTAGTATCTGTGAGCTGGGAATTGTTTTCTATGAATATATGAAAGCAGTCTTCAGATACTTGAGTACTATGGTTTGCAGAGGCGAATAATCAAAAGTGTGTTTTACAGGGAGGCAGTTTGGGATGTACAACATAGGAAAGGAGGCCTTTCAAAATTTAGAGACTTGAGGCAAAATGACCTGCTCAGCTGGTCGTGAGTTTTTCACTGGAGTTGTGTAGGCCAGCTGGCTGCCTTTATGATAAATACAGAGGGAGTTCATGCGTTGGCTAGGGTTTGGGTACTGGAACTGCTTGAGACCTTGCTCCACGTTGTGATTTTAAAGTGGCAGGCGTAGGCAGGCACCTTAACTAGTTTGAGCTGCTTTAACAAATATGCCATAGGCTGTGTGGCTTAAGCACCagcatttatttctcatagttctagaggTTGGGAAGACCAGGGTCTGGTGAGGGCTGTGGTCCATTACCGCAGTATTTTCTAGTCAAATTTGGCATCAGTTACTGAATACATTCATTGCTACATTTACTTAAATTTACTTTCTATTGAGATATGGTACACATACCATAACattgattcttttaaaatataaaattccatGACCTTTAGAATATCCATAAGGTTGGGCAACCATCAAtactaattttagaatatttgactACCCCCAAAAAGAAATCATACCCTGTATTAGTGACCCCAGCTGCCATCTTTCCAGCTCTTAGCAACCAGCGACCTGGCTCCTTTaactcttggttttatttttcacagCTCTTGTGGCTTTATCCTTCAGTGGGGCTATTGGGCTGACCTTTCTTATGCTGGGATGTGCCTTAGAGGATTACGGGTAAGTTTTTGTTTCCAAAAGAACCATTCTttttttgatgtgtgtgtgtcttggtcACTGTTAGCAAGGGTGTTAGAGAGTTTGGTTAATTCAGCACCATGCTCTAACCAGTGAGTTAGTGAAACTCGGGTTGTGAATCCAGTTCCTTCATGGGTCAGGTGTATTTTTACAGGAAAGAGCCCTCTTCCCAAGTGATAAATCCATTTAATAACATTTGTTAAGCATCCGCTCTGGACCAGCTGGGCTACGATGTCCTCAAGGAGCCTACAGTTCTCGTTGTGAGTGAGACAGGCCAACAGCACACTCCATAGTGTGACAGTTGTCATGCAGATGTGTGCAGAGTGCAGAGGGAACTGAGAGAAAATGCATGTGAGTTTCCTTGGGAGGGAACCAGTCAGAGAGGGCTGCAGAACAGAGGTCATATTGCAGCCAAGGCTTGGTGGATAAGCAAGAGTTTCTCAGGCTGATGAGTCAGACAGAGgcgttccaggcagagggaatagccgatctttttttttttttttttttattcaacaacTATTGGTTGAATGCTTCCCAGTGCCGGCCACTGTTAAGGGCCTGGGGGTTCATAAAtaagaaagcaaagacactgcTCTTTCAGAATCTGAATTTCAGCGGGGGAGACAAAGCACACAAAATGATTTGCGTTGTGTTGGGGTGGAGGTGTGATGAGGAATCAAGGGTGAGGACCAGAGGGGTAAGGTGGGCAGGGAAGGCCTCTCTGAGGGGCTGACATGTGAGCAGAAGTATTAAGAAAGTAAGGACACAGACCATATGGCTCCCTGGGGGAAGAGAGCTTTAGGTTGCGAGACAGCTGTTTGCTGAGGCCAAGTTATGAGTTTTAGTTGCCTTTTTGTCTCTACAACAAGAACATCTGAGGCAGCTAACTTCACAAAGAGAAACGGCTTCTTTAGCTCACGGTTTTGGAGGTTGCAATCCAAGATTGAGGGTGGCATTGGTGGAGGGCATGTGGAGAAGGCATCACGTGGGGATCTGTGCAGCAGAGAgacaacagctgggctggtctCAGGCCTTTCTAACCAGCCTTTTAGCAGGAATTATCTCCTTGGGCCACCCttcccagtgacctaaggatctCCCAAGGGCCCACCTCCCAGACACCATAATTAGATAAAATTTCTGCCCACTTAGGACCATTAACTTATGACGTTGGAGTTTATAATCCTGTTTGAGTTCGGAGGCAAATAACGTCGAACCATAGCAAAAGCGCATAGACTGTTCAGGGAACCACATGTCGTTCATTATGGTTGAACATAAATTGTAGTTGAGAATAGAAGAGTTTGTCACGAATGTAGAAGCAGCCCGTTAGAGATCCCTAGTCCATGAAAAGGAGGTTGGACCTTATATTTGAGGCAATAGGAACTGGAAAAATAGTTTGGGAATGGTCTTGATGGGAAGGGGGTTATGTTAAAAAGTCATTCTGGCCAAAATGTGAAACTAAATAGGAGAGTGTTGAGGCTGCAGTAGGGACCAGTAGCGTAGATCAAGCAAAGTGGAAGGTCCTGGTAATGGTAttggaaagaaaagagggagagccACACAGGGACAGAACAGGCAGGTTTTGGTAATGGATGTCAGGGCTCAACAAGGGGAGAGAGCTGTTGGGTGTCTGCTAGGTGGTTGGTGTGAGCAGCTGGATAGATGAAGATGACGTGTCTGGTGCGACCAGCTGGAGCCAACTGTTATGACACTGATGAGCGCAAAACTATCACGAAAATTATTTCAGCACAAAAGGGATCCAAATCTAAGCAATAACTTGATTTTGTCTGTAGCTATCACTTTCTTTTCTAGCTTGAGGGATGTAAGagttattattattctcattccTAGCTTGGAAATTAAAGCCCAGAGTAAGTTAAAGACTTACCCAAATAGCACAGCAAtaaatggcagagaaagaaatggaacttTTGTCTTCAGTATCTCAACCAAAGGTTTTCCCATTATTCCAAAGCAAACTCCATGTCCAGGTGTTTTAATTCCCTGTGATATATCATTTTTCTAGAGTGTAAGAAAATGAGCTATTACTGCTCCTACAAAGAagctgattttatattttaatgatggTGGCTTAAGAAAATCCCCATATCAGAAGTCAGCAAGCTGGCCCACAGGCCAAATGTGACCTGCTGCCTGATTTTATAATTAAAGTTCTGTTGGGACACAGCCACGCATGTTCCAACACACATtatttgtgtttatgtattcTCTTCACCTGCTTTTGTACTGTAGTGGCAGAGTCatttggacagagagagacattatGGCTTGCAAAAcctaaatatttactatttggttctttgttgaaaaaaaatttgCCAATCCCTGACCTACAAGTTTGTTGAATACTATCTATTTAAACCTTAAGTTTTGCATATGAatgagtttattattattattattttggtggCTTATTGTGAATGGGAACACAGACTCTCTTAGATTGTTTTTCAGAAAACAGTCATTGTGTTCCAGGAAGAATTGTGGGCCCTTGGCTGTGGGCATGTCAGATGACAGTAGATCTATTCTTGGCTTTTTCCCCTCTTTGTATCTGATATCTTCACTGGTAAAATGCAGGCTTTGAACTAGAGAATCTCTAAAAGCGCTTTCTGACAGTATTGTTTGGTGATTGTTGAGATATGTAATGATCATTCTAGTTTAGAATTAGGGAGTCCAAACTCGGTATTTCATTCCTGAGTCCTGGTGGTGGTGGGCAGTTTTTCCCTTGGATTTCTGGGTACCATCCTGACCTCCTGGGTCTGTGGCTAAAATAGCAAACTTTCACTGGTGTGGCTTCATTCCAGACTACTCCTGCTTGTAGGTGCTGACCACAAGAACATTGTACTGTTGTGATATGTGTTATTGTGGAGTCTTCctggactcctacatgggtggagggacccaagcacttgggacatcttccactcaGGCCATAAgtggagaactggatcagaagaggagcagttgggacatgaatcagtgcccatatgggatgctgctacaGCAGGTAGAGGTCCAACCTACTACACCAGAGCACAGGCCCCaagactattttttctttttaaggaatgAAGCATGTCTTGATGGAGGAAAAGATACTAGTTTATTTCTGAAGTATTTATAGAGAAAATACAATTGGAAGCCAGATGGTGATGTTTTATAAGTGCAAAACATTGGAATTTAGGAAGAAAACCGTTTGTTTTTGCATTGCAGTATTATTGTGATCTCTTGTAATAAAGGTTAGTGCCCATCTAAAGCTTTTACCAGttagtatatttattttcatggttTCCAGTCTTGAAATCCATTTATTATTTTGCTCAATGAATAAGCATAAATGGAACACCTCATTCTAGGCCCCAGAGATAATTGGTGACTAAGAGAAATCAGATTGTTTTTCTCATAAGCAAGAAAAAATGAGAGGTCAGAATAACTGCAGGCAGAAAGTTAAAAGGGTCATAAGCTCAAGGTGACTCGGGGTACTTTAGAATGGATGGTTAAGAAAAGCCACTGGGTGGGGGTGTCACAGTGTACACTACAAGGTGTAAAGGAGCCAGCCAATGAGAAGTTCAGGGGAAGCGCGTTCCAAGCAAATGACATAGCTAGTGCAAAGGCCCCGAGGTAGGTTTGAGCTCAGAGTGTTCAAGGAACCAGAAGAAGGCTGGTATGACTATAGATTAAGCAAGTGAAGGGAGAGTGTACAAAATGGATACAAGAAGTGGACAGTACTAGATCATGGAAGGCATTATAGGCCAAGGCAAGAAGCTTGGGTTTTATCCTAAGCCACTGAGAGGTTTTAAGCATGCCTGCACTCAAGAACATCTTTATTGAATTAGCATGTGCGTAAGCCCCATTGTGCTATGTTCTATCAGGAGAGCAAAGATGACTTAGTTAAGATTCTATCCTTAAATAAATTATAGCTCAGTGATACAGAAAACGGTATCATTTCTAGATTATACATAGATAGTTGACACAGCATATGTTACCTTCATATTAATGAAttagtacttttaaaattatcactACCTCTCTGTTCTTGGTAGAAATCACGTTATATTCTGATTGTACAGTTGATTGAGTAACTTATTGACCTAGACCTTGACAGTAACAATGACTTGGAAATGTTATATGTCTTTCATTCAAAATGTAACTGTGGCTTTTCTTTTGGGATTTCTTCTGGGTCCGGTCCGTCTGACAGCGTTTACTGGCCCTTGTTCGTCCTGATTTTCCACGCCATCTCCCCCATCCCCCATTTTATTGCCAAAAGGGTCACCTATGACTCTGATGCAACCAGTAGTGCCTGTCGGGAGCTGGCATATTTCTTCACTACTGGAATTGTTGTTTCTGCCTTTGGATTTCCTGTTATTCTTGCTCGTGTGGCTGTGGTAagttttttctattgttttgctCAACTGTTGCTGAGTTTGTTTCAAAGGCTTGTTGTGTAggacctcaattttttttttcattgtttagtTTTTATACTCAAGGCCAGATGCATTTCTAACTTTTCTCTTCCTCCACTTTAGATCTACCTATCAGTGCCTTGGCCATATTTTCAGAatgcttgctttgtttctcttACAACTTTTAACCAAATCAAATGCTTTCTAGCTTTTTCTGCCTAATTCTTAAATCCTTGCTTCTTAAATCTTAGGGCAATCCATGAAGTCTGTACTGACAATGCTTTTCTATTTGTGAAGTAGAATCATATCAAACTCTTCTGCAGATGGGATCTTGGAC containing:
- the LEPROT gene encoding leptin receptor gene-related protein; the encoded protein is MAGVKALVALSFSGAIGLTFLMLGCALEDYGVYWPLFVLIFHAISPIPHFIAKRVTYDSDATSSACRELAYFFTTGIVVSAFGFPVILARVAVIKWGACGLVLAGNAVIFLTIQGFFLVFGRGDDFSWEQW